Proteins found in one Quercus robur chromosome 2, dhQueRobu3.1, whole genome shotgun sequence genomic segment:
- the LOC126715605 gene encoding cytochrome c oxidase assembly factor 6 isoform X2: MALEAYASRNPDAVHADVLSKARQACYKARDAFYACLDKESNKRPTEIASVGLLYPSECKNSRAEFDKHCRASWVKHFDRQYCRNRRVQRLLDDKDSRRGV, encoded by the exons ATGGCTCTCGAAGCTTACGCCTCTCGAAACCCAGACGCAGTCCACGCCGACGTGCTCTCTAAAGCCAGACAAGCTTGCTACAAG GCTCGCGATGCTTTCTACGCGTGTTTGGATAAGGAATCCAATAAGAGACCCACTGAAATCGCTTCCGTCGGGCTCTTATACCCATCTGAATGCAAAAACTCCAGGGCCGAGTTTGACAAACACTGCCGTGCTTCTTGG GTGAAGCATTTTGATAGGCAGTACTGTCGGAACAGGAGGGTGCAGAGGCTTTTGGATGACAAGGACTCGAGGCGAG GGGTTTAA
- the LOC126715605 gene encoding cytochrome c oxidase assembly factor 6 isoform X1 — protein MALEAYASRNPDAVHADVLSKARQACYKARDAFYACLDKESNKRPTEIASVGLLYPSECKNSRAEFDKHCRASWVKHFDRQYCRNRRVQRLLDDKDSRRGPLMLPQPYTFKSS, from the exons ATGGCTCTCGAAGCTTACGCCTCTCGAAACCCAGACGCAGTCCACGCCGACGTGCTCTCTAAAGCCAGACAAGCTTGCTACAAG GCTCGCGATGCTTTCTACGCGTGTTTGGATAAGGAATCCAATAAGAGACCCACTGAAATCGCTTCCGTCGGGCTCTTATACCCATCTGAATGCAAAAACTCCAGGGCCGAGTTTGACAAACACTGCCGTGCTTCTTGG GTGAAGCATTTTGATAGGCAGTACTGTCGGAACAGGAGGGTGCAGAGGCTTTTGGATGACAAGGACTCGAGGCGAGGTCCGTTGATGCTTCCACAGCCTTATACTTTTAAATCCTCATAG